Proteins encoded in a region of the Triplophysa dalaica isolate WHDGS20190420 chromosome 10, ASM1584641v1, whole genome shotgun sequence genome:
- the zgc:171566 gene encoding zgc:171566, whose translation MYRQVFVLAVSAAVLCAFTPPASCARNFNYRPIIGILAQENLDDDTHAQGSSYIAASYVKHLESAGARVVPILVNLTEEEYVKIFNSINGLLLPGGNVDIEKSQFTRLAKIFYDLAIKANDASDYFPIWGTCQGFQQLTVLTSNKNLLTLTDTKAVTLPLTFSPGSPNSRLFKRFPKDLLQSLAEENITSNFHSWSLSLKNYSGNAKLKRFYRVLTTNTDGKTDFISTMEAYRYPFYAVQWHPEKSPFEWIEKAGMVHTLSAIKAAFYTAHFFISEAMKNHHRFPSQSEEEKALIYNHQPNFNGLNSIFMQNYYFD comes from the exons ATGTATCGTCAGGTGTTTGTCCTCGCGGTGTCCGCAGCCGTTCTCTGCGCGTTCACCCCGCCAGCATCATGCGCGCGTAACTTCAATTACAGACCCATCATCG GAATTTTAGCCCAGGAAAATTTGGATGACGACACTCACGCACAGGGATCTTCTTATATAGCAGCATCATATGTGAAGCATCTGGAGTCAGCTGGTGCCAGGGTTGTGCCCATTCT cgTAAATCTAACAGAGGAGGAATATGTGaaaatattcaattcaataaACGG TTTGTTGCTGCCCGGCGGGAACGTTGACATTGAGAAGTCTCAGTTCACCAGACTGGCAAAGATTTTCTATGACCTTGCAATAAAA GCTAATGACGCCTCAGATTATTTCCCCATCTGGGGAACCTGTCAGGGCTTCCAGCAGCTCACAGTCTTGACCAGCAACAAGAACCTGCTGACACTGACCGACACCAAAGCGGTCACTTTACCTCTGACCTTCAGCCCAG GATCTCCAAACAGCAGGCTCTTCAAAAGGTTTCCAAAGGATCTCCTTCAGTCACTagctgaagaaaacatcacCTCTAACTTCCATAGCTGGAGTTTGTCATTAAAG AATTACAGCGGAAATGCCAAACTGAAGCGTTTCTATAGAGTCCTGACCACCAATACAGATGGCAAAACAGACTTCATTTCTACAATGGAGG CATATCGATACCCGTTCTACGCCGTTCAATGGCATCCAGAGAAAAGTCCTTTTGAATGGATTGAAAAAGCCGGTATGGTGCACACGCTCTCAGCCATTAAAGCGGCGTTCTACACGGCACATTTCTTCATCTCTGAAG CAATGAAGAACCATCATCGCTTTCCTTCTCAAAGTGAGGAAGAAAAGGCTCTCATTTACAACCATCAGCCCAACTTCAACGGCCTCAACAGCATCTTCATGCAGAATTACTACTTCGATTAA